In one Nitrososphaera viennensis EN76 genomic region, the following are encoded:
- a CDS encoding DUF5677 domain-containing protein — MEKEEPTVYTPDNEPYLGRETVLAFDNAIIACLNANKHIAPYTHKIVKSDLQWVACQIIPQGISIALSIRELVRQGYLFGASVLTRSLIERATIMLYLYKNPEKVEVWKRGWKYNERPKLAEMLNSIGKDKFPNIGRMLTPVYNSLTHGDPESALWNLVQTRDGGVGYSVSKILNNPSLCDKICFEGSTWLLVLTSMAITIFPKATD, encoded by the coding sequence GTGGAAAAAGAAGAGCCTACAGTCTATACTCCAGACAACGAACCTTATTTGGGCCGCGAGACGGTTTTGGCATTCGACAACGCCATTATCGCATGTTTGAACGCCAACAAGCACATCGCACCATATACTCATAAGATTGTGAAATCTGATTTACAGTGGGTGGCTTGCCAAATAATTCCACAAGGTATCAGCATTGCCTTGTCAATTCGCGAATTGGTCAGGCAAGGGTATCTGTTTGGCGCATCTGTATTGACGCGATCGCTGATCGAGCGTGCAACAATAATGCTGTATCTTTATAAGAATCCAGAAAAAGTCGAGGTTTGGAAGCGAGGTTGGAAGTACAACGAACGCCCGAAACTGGCGGAGATGTTAAACTCAATTGGAAAAGACAAATTTCCAAATATTGGACGTATGCTTACTCCTGTTTACAATAGTTTAACACATGGAGATCCTGAAAGTGCACTTTGGAATTTAGTCCAAACCAGAGACGGTGGTGTAGGATACAGTGTTTCCAAGATTCTCAATAACCCTTCATTGTGTGATAAAATCTGCTTTGAAGGTTCCACATGGCTTTTGGTTTTGACATCAATGGCAATTACGATATTTCCAAAAGCAACTGATTAA
- a CDS encoding DNA-methyltransferase: MISYNLLKGDSLKVLRELANDPNEKGKYRVIITSPPYYGHRHYGKNGVEEVGREKTDQQFIDKLAEIFGTCRDLLTEDGSLWIVIGDTRRNNSKLMIPHRLALKLVEKSYTFREDIVWYKKNNVSSSAKNNLSQAYEFILFLSKNDSSYTNLDLIRVRGNEAREGRNKTPPPELIQHKPINPDKKKIAQLEEIIHNAEPDTPFSALPSTSEISLAYGYDPEKYCPTCFRKFKRHATRKRIGDHKHYPIFAVCNPIGKNPGNVWEISTKAHYGNEHFAIFPEDLVARIINFASQEGDWVLDPFMGRGTTGIVCALTGRNFKGIDLYEKNVKTSEENIEEAMKGTYDNKLINAVARETKLAESIEDKMTLETYLLTDGSFSK; this comes from the coding sequence ATGATCTCCTATAATTTACTCAAAGGCGATTCCCTTAAGGTTCTAAGAGAACTCGCAAACGATCCTAATGAGAAAGGAAAATATCGCGTGATCATAACTTCTCCACCATATTATGGTCACAGACACTATGGCAAGAATGGTGTCGAAGAGGTAGGCCGGGAAAAGACAGACCAGCAATTCATCGACAAACTAGCCGAAATCTTTGGAACTTGTAGAGATTTACTGACGGAAGATGGTTCACTTTGGATAGTCATAGGCGATACTCGCCGAAATAACAGCAAACTTATGATTCCCCACAGGCTGGCACTGAAACTGGTTGAAAAGAGCTACACATTCAGGGAGGATATAGTCTGGTACAAGAAAAATAATGTGTCAAGTAGTGCTAAGAACAATCTTTCTCAAGCTTACGAGTTTATTCTATTTCTGTCCAAGAATGATTCATCATATACCAACCTCGACCTCATCAGGGTAAGAGGCAATGAGGCCAGAGAAGGAAGGAATAAGACTCCTCCGCCTGAACTCATACAACACAAGCCTATTAATCCCGACAAGAAGAAAATTGCTCAATTAGAAGAAATTATCCACAATGCAGAGCCAGACACGCCATTTAGTGCGCTGCCTTCTACAAGCGAGATTTCATTGGCATACGGTTATGATCCAGAGAAGTATTGTCCTACTTGCTTTAGAAAGTTCAAGAGACACGCTACGCGCAAGAGAATTGGCGACCACAAACATTATCCGATATTTGCAGTATGCAATCCGATTGGCAAAAACCCCGGCAACGTCTGGGAAATATCTACGAAGGCACATTATGGTAACGAGCATTTCGCGATCTTCCCCGAAGACCTTGTTGCTCGCATAATCAATTTTGCATCACAGGAAGGAGACTGGGTTCTCGACCCTTTCATGGGAAGAGGCACAACTGGCATAGTCTGTGCGTTAACTGGCAGGAACTTCAAAGGGATTGACTTATATGAAAAGAACGTGAAAACGTCAGAAGAAAACATTGAAGAAGCTATGAAAGGAACATACGACAACAAATTGATAAACGCAGTAGCGAGAGAAACGAAATTAGCGGAGTCCATAGAGGATAAGATGACGTTAGAAACTTACCTGCTAACAGATGGTTCATTTTCTAAATAA
- a CDS encoding HEPN domain-containing protein: MLWYEFLIQAKKDMQRARSLHREEDYGFAAYSCQQGLEKYLKAFLLKNSAIDRPADISHADMIKLFNIINKKTKAFVDSHGSAQIVPDADLQDAKKNLNDLLETVQPNPRISETDRLMTKTQLWKFSLQLPVDKAYESRFELRKELLRESLKPVGEGFRKYYEKEIVPMLAKIPIDQKRLAAQKYASEGGHFSDFMAQVTEGDIPTLNVGDFNLCMIALLTYMGEALRRNNYHRSADLWLERKKIFLLVYPYNFYTSIMKTYPHEDFGRYPTMIDGRSSLDLYPLYAENLSKLISEVENDCAKVENAIYGKWDKA; encoded by the coding sequence ATGCTGTGGTACGAGTTTCTGATTCAAGCAAAGAAAGACATGCAGAGGGCGCGCTCCTTGCATCGGGAAGAAGATTATGGGTTCGCTGCCTACTCTTGTCAGCAAGGACTGGAGAAGTACCTGAAAGCCTTTCTACTAAAGAACTCCGCCATTGACAGGCCTGCCGATATAAGCCATGCAGATATGATTAAGCTGTTCAATATTATCAATAAGAAAACCAAAGCCTTCGTGGATAGTCATGGATCAGCCCAGATCGTTCCCGACGCTGATTTGCAGGATGCCAAGAAGAATCTAAATGATCTATTGGAGACCGTGCAGCCGAACCCAAGGATTAGCGAGACGGACAGGTTGATGACCAAAACCCAGCTTTGGAAGTTTTCTCTGCAATTACCCGTTGACAAGGCATACGAGTCGCGATTTGAGCTTAGGAAAGAATTGTTGAGAGAGAGCCTCAAGCCTGTCGGTGAAGGATTCCGGAAATACTATGAGAAGGAAATCGTCCCAATGCTAGCCAAGATTCCAATCGATCAAAAACGGCTAGCTGCACAGAAATATGCTTCTGAAGGTGGTCATTTTAGTGACTTCATGGCACAAGTGACAGAGGGCGATATTCCCACATTGAATGTCGGCGATTTTAATCTGTGCATGATTGCGCTTCTGACATACATGGGGGAAGCACTGAGGAGAAACAATTACCACAGGTCAGCGGATCTCTGGCTGGAAAGAAAGAAAATCTTTCTGCTAGTGTATCCGTACAACTTTTACACATCAATTATGAAAACCTATCCGCATGAAGATTTTGGTCGTTATCCTACTATGATAGATGGAAGGAGTTCTTTGGACTTGTACCCTCTATACGCTGAAAATCTATCAAAGCTTATCAGCGAAGTTGAGAATGATTGTGCCAAGGTTGAAAATGCCATTTATGGCAAATGGGACAAGGCTTGA